Proteins encoded in a region of the Rutidosis leptorrhynchoides isolate AG116_Rl617_1_P2 chromosome 9, CSIRO_AGI_Rlap_v1, whole genome shotgun sequence genome:
- the LOC139867872 gene encoding uncharacterized protein — protein sequence MVANGGCGGLVTSPARFALKRLISWSTLKSLKETPKKLKQDLVGCSIKVWWPLDKMYHKGVVSSYDSITGRYKVLYADGDEELLDLHHEKWIILDNLKNDPVQTPPDVSFASKKRVAENFGGKETPKKWKQDLVGCTIKVWWPLDKMYHKGVVSSYDSITDRYKVLYADGDEELLNLHHEKWIILDNLKNDPVQTPPDVSFASKKRVAKDFGGKETPKKWKQDLVGCTIKVWWPLDKMYYTCVVSSYDSITDRYKVLYADGDEELLNLHHEKWIILDNLKNDPVQTPPDVSFASKKRVAKDFGGKETPKKLKQNLVGCTIKVWWPLDKMYYKGVVSSYDSITESYKVLYVDGDEELLKLHHEKWMIEEMGEKRPTESGHMTQKL from the exons ATGGTTGCAAACGGCGGTTGCGGTGGTTTGGTGACTAGTCCGGCCCGTTTCGCCCTGAAACGTTTAATTAGTTGGTCAACGCTAAAAAGTTTAAAA GAAACACCGAAGAAACTGAAGCAAGATTTGGTAGGATGCAGTATAAAAGTTTGGTGGCCGTTAGATAAAAT GTACCATAAAGGTGTTGTTTCATCTTATGACAGTATAACTGGCAGATACAAG GTTCTATATGCTGATGGTGATGAAGAGCTGCTAGATTTGCATCATGAAAAGTGGATAATACTTGATAATTTGAAAAATGACCCTGTTCAGACACCACCAGACGTTTCATTTGCATCAAAGAAACGTGTTGCTGAAAATTTTGGTGGCAAG GAAACACCGAAGAAATGGAAGCAAGATTTGGTGGGATGCACGATAAAAGTTTGGTGGCCGTTGGATAAAAT GTACCATAAAGGTGTTGTTTCATCTTATGACAGTATAACTGACAGATACAAG GTTCTATATGCTGATGGTGATGAAGAGCTGCTAAATTTGCATCATGAAAAGTGGATAATACTTGATAATTTGAAAAATGACCCTGTTCAGACACCACCAGACGTTTCATTTGCATCAAAGAAACGTGTTGCTAAAGATTTTGGTGGCAAG GAAACACCGAAGAAATGGAAGCAAGATTTGGTGGGATGCACGATAAAAGTTTGGTGGCCGTTGGATAAAAT GTACTATACATGTGTTGTTTCATCTTATGACAGTATAACTGACAGATACAAG GTTCTATATGCTGATGGTGATGAAGAGCTGCTAAATTTGCATCATGAAAAGTGGATAATACTTGATAATTTGAAAAATGACCCTGTTCAGACACCACCAGACGTTTCATTTGCATCAAAGAAACGTGTTGCTAAAGATTTTGGTGGCAAG GAAACACCGAAGAAATTGAAGCAAAATTTAGTGGGATGCACGATAAAAGTTTGGTGGCCGTTGGATAAAAT GTATTATAAAGGCGTTGTTTCATCTTATGACAGTATAACTGAGAGTTACAAG GTTCTGTATGTTGATGGTGATGAAGAGCTGCTAAAGTTGCATCATGAGAAATGGATGATTGAAGAAATGGGCGAAAAGAGACCGACTGAATCTGGTCATATGACACAAAAATTGTAG
- the LOC139866218 gene encoding sister chromatid cohesion protein PDS5 homolog D-like: MRDPSKGSKNSTKQSTITDDEISSDYDGVQNKRIFSTKKRVANDFNGKEKPKKLKQDLVGCRIKVWWPLDKMYYKGVVSSYDSITDKYKVLYADGDEELLNLHHEKWIILDNLKNDPAQTPDVSYEHKTEKPIDNVLQDGAPTR, from the exons ATGCGGGACCCATCTAAAGGTTCGAAAAATTCTACAAAGCAGTCAACAATAACAGATGACGAGATCTCATCTGATTATGATGGAGTACAAAATAAAAGGATTTTTTCTACAAAAAAACGCGTTGCTAATGATTTTAATGGCAAG GAAAAGCCGAAGAAATTAAAGCAAGATTTGGTTGGATGCAGGATAAAAGTCTGGTGGCCGTTGGATAAAAT GTATTATAAAGGTGTTGTTTCATCTTATGACAGTATAACTGACAAATACAAG GTTTTATATGCTGATGGTGACGAAGAGCTACTAAATTTGCATCATGAAAAGTGGATAATACTTGATAATCTGAAAAATGACCCCGCTCAGACACCAGACGTTTCATATGAACACAAAACTGAGAAGCCGATTGACAACGTGCTGCAAGACGGTGCGCCAACACGATAG